The region GGCGGCCAGCAATTAGGCGGCTTGCCGCAGCCACAGCCACCGTGAGAGGGGTGTTGCGACTGCGAGCACTTACAGGGCTCTGGCTTGGGGGGCTCCGGCGGCGGtcggggaggcggtggcggcgggggcggTGGCTTTTCGGCAGGGCAGCAGTGACATTGCTGCGGAGGGCAGTTCCACGGCGAGCTCTGGCACTGCATAGGGTACGGTACCGGGTACGGGTAGGGCATGAACTTGTATGTTGGTTTGGGCGGCGGCGGCTCTTTTTCCGGCTCAGGGCATTTTTTGGCCTCAGGTTTGCATGGTTTGTGCTCAGTCGGGCATGGTTTGGCCTCAGGTTTGCATGGTTTGTGCTCAGGTTTGCATGGTTTGTGCTCAGGAGCCGGCGGGCATGGCTTCGGGTGACATGGACATGGTTTTGGCGGCTCGGGCGGAGGCGGGCATGTGCATGCGCATGGTGGTTTCGGCGGCTTGGTTGGAGCCGGCGGGCATGGCGCCTTCGGGTGACATGGGCATGGTTTTGGCGGCTCGGGCGGAGGCGGGCATGTGCATGCGCATGGTGGTTTCGTCGGCTTGGTTGGGCCGGggtccgccggcggcggcggccattgTGGTACGATTTTGATATCCTTGACGGCCTTACAGGCCTTGCACCAGATCTTTTTGCAGAGCTTCTCCGCGTCGAATTTCCCACGGACGATCACCCTGTTGTCTTTGTCCTCGTACTCGGTCTTCTCGATGCAGTAATCCTCTGTTACACGTAAACACGACTTTTCAATTGCATGAATCCTCGTATGATCAATCTTACGTAAGAAGAACTGTTCAATATGCGCGGTTTCATTGCAAAACACTAGAAATAGTAATTCTGGAACAATTTCCTTGTTTCGAAAATACCATTCCCAGTGTAGGAATGAGCGCTGGTTTTACCTTTGAGGCACTCGAGAACATTCTTGATCTTCTTCTTGCAGCGGCAGCATTGCAGGTCTACCGTAATCACCAGTATACTCATCTGCAAACAGTCACACAGATGAAAACAGTCTGACCAAGCAATGGTATTTTCATAGCGCACCGAGCGAAACCTGCAATCCTAGCATCCTAACATATCGAATGGTTTTGAAAGTAAGAAAAACTAAGTGTCAACATTGCTTACCTCTCAACTCTTGAGTATGAAGGTTGCAGTGCCCATGGGCGAGTGGAGAAAGGGAGGAGGATGAGCAGGGAGAGGTGAACCGTGCGTTCCTTTATGTTGGGACTACGCCGAAGCCTGCCAAAAAAAATGGTGATGTCCCGTCTGGTCCGTCCGATCGCGCCTCCACTGGAAAGGACGATTTGGTCGTTTTCAGATAGTTCCTCTCGTTTTCTTGCTTTTCTGCTCGGTTCAGAAGTTCCATTTTGCTTACGAAGAAGGGATTACGATCTTGCTGATCCCTCTACAGTGTGGTTGCTTTTCGTGCTCTCCCTTCGGTTATGAGGCTAATACACGGCAAGGCAACAGTAATACTGACTTGTTTCTAAATCTAGTCCTCCTACCCAATGGGAGAGAACTCAGAAAACACAAAGCAATTTTTTCTTTTGACGATGCTACGACGGGCTTACGCCGGCCTGAACCATTTTCATTATAAATAGGATTGAGATACAACACAGTGGGTACAAAAGATAGTACCCAACACAACACAAGCAAGAAGTTACAGAAGATACAGGGAGCAACAGAGACAGCAAGATACAAAGAGCAACAGAGACGACAAAAGAAGAACTAAGAGTGAAACACGACAACAGCCAACACCGAGAACTTAGCACCCATCAGGCCATCACTAGGTAGACTGAGAAGAGCGGAGCTAGCTTTGTTGGACTAGTCGAAAGGAGATCCGCCACCGAGAAGACAAAGAGAAGTCACCAGCTGCTTTGCGATCACTCTGCACCTTGAAGAGCTAGGAGAATCGCAGACACCGTCGAAGGGCACCCCACTACCTAGGCACGTCACGACAGAGAGAGCCATAGACCATGCCGAAGGGCAATGATCCGCCGAGACAGTCCTGCACCTCCTCTAGGCCACACCCGGCCACCATCACAAATAGAGGGATCCAATGCACAATGCAAAGCAACAAAACCTCAGGCGTCGTCGAAGGGTACCGAAACCCAAGACCTCCCCGCCGCCGCTAGGCCCCAAGAGATAGGTCGACCCTCTGAATCAGGGTGACCAAGGCACTAGTCGCCGCCACAGATCACATCCACTGCCACCACCTAACAGCCTGACCACCCAACACCCGCTCCAACCCAGACATCAGACAACCAACCGCGGATCCATGGCTCCAAAACAAACACCCCCAAGAGGGAAAACGCCATCGAAGATGTCATCGTCGTCCGATCCAAAGGACGATCTTAGGCTTTCGCCCGGAGCACACGCAATAGCAAGCATGGAAGTCCTCAATGATGCCTTCATGAATGGGAAACGACACCCGAAGGCGTCGCCATCATTGTTGCCGACCAGGTCGACACTAGGCTTTCGCCTGGAACCTCCTATGCCAGTCTTCTCCGCATAGCCGGCCGCTGAGTCCGACAGCTTAGACCTCCCTGCCCTCCAATCAGTCCATGGCGAGCGTCCCCGCAAGGCCAGAAGGAGGCATCCGAAGCCATAATCGCTCACCTCGAGCCCCTGTACATACCGGAGTCAGGAAAGACCGAGCTGCCCGCTGCATCCAATCCCACGCCGTCAACCACCACACCCAACCTCCACCAGAGTAGACCCTGCCGACAGCACCACCGCCGACCCCNNNNNNNNNNNNNNNNNNNNNNNNNNNNNNNNNNNNNNNNNNNNNNNNNNNNNNNNNNNNNNNNNNNNNNNNNNNNNNNNNNNNNNNNNNNNNNNNNNNNNNNNNNNNNNNNNNNNNNNNNNNNNNNNNNNNNNNNNNNNCGACAGACGAGCGAGCCACCGCCTTGGACAGCCAGATCTGGGAGCAGAGGAAACCCCCAGACCGAGCAAGGCAGCGGGCTCGAGCCTCCAGAGCGCTGCACTGACCATCACCTCCGCGACGACCCACCGTCTCCCATATGCAGCCATGGGCCGCTGGCCGAGGAAGCCGCCACCCCAAGGGAGCCAGATCTGGCACTGGagctagggatgaaaatggagtggagactttccgtttttccggaggtaaaatggaaacggagaggaaatatgaaaacggaaacggaaatttgcaaaatgaaagtggaaatggaattttttatgcggaaatgGAAACAAAAACAAAACGGTGTTTTCCAAtggaacatgcatgaaaatggaacTTTTTGTTTCCATGAGTATGAAATTTCGGTTTTTACTATAGATCTATAGCTGCTTTGTAGCACAACCACCAAAGAGAACACAATGACACAATTAGTAGAGAGGcccaacttctactaccacacatgtactcagGTGGACGCTATATGCAATTGTCCGGTACTACTTCAATACTAcgctaagttgctaacataatgatattattttgtagccatgttaacaacTCATTAAATTTGTTTTTTGTGTATACTTCTGATTCAAGGGGTTTTTAAGTTCTGATCAATGCCTATTTTTGTTTCCATATCCGCTCTGTATTCGGTCCGTGTCTGTTTTCGGTAGTATCTGTTTCCGTATTCATTTtcggggtttctgtattcgtttccgctTCTGAAAAAAAAGTGAAATCAAATATGATAGCACTCAGTTCCGTCCGTTtccgcggcgagtccccgggcgacCAGCCACCCACGCCACCACGTCGCCCGCGTCGCCGATCAGTGCCACCCCGCCGGCACGCGCCTCCGGATGCACGCGAGTCCCCGCCGCCAGAACGCGCCCCGCGCCGCCACGCCCCGCCGGGAGGACGAACAACCGTCCCTGCCGCCGCCAGCGCTGCGTGAGCTTTGCCCGGCGTCGCCCTCCAGCAgcgggaggaggagaaagaggatgaGGGTGGAAGTagccggcggcggctagggtttctcctGGGCCGCCCGTGCGGGAGCGACATGGGAGCGAGCGGGCGGTGTGATCACAAAGCAAAATTTGACTTGTATCCAAGTGAAAATCCTTGATCACCTGCTCCTCCGTGCGGCTGTCACCCGCAACATAATCGCCGCTAAATGGCGCTGGCGCTGCTCGTGCTCGATCTGTAGAACAATTTTCGAAGCTTGGGTTCAAAACATTGCGGCCTTGGACTGATTCGTTCTAATCCTTTTTCTCCTTCTTGCTGGTGCACTCCAGCTTTAGCGCCACGAGCTGCCGAGTCTTGTTTTTTTAAAAGAGACATCAGAAGACATATATCTGAAATTTATCAAGAAAATGCCGAAGGGCCTATTGCCGGTCTTTATTAGAGGGAAGAAACATCAGTACAGGTTGTGTACAGTCTAAGCGAGCTAGACTGAAGACCTGTGATTACAAGCCACTCTAGGGTTACAACCCCAGTTACAGCATATCAGCACAGAGAAACTATGTAACAGCGGAGCTAGTCCGGTAATTCAGCAATGCATCCGGCTGCTCTCCATATGGCTATGTCCTCTTTGCACAAGTCCAGCACCCTGTTGCACGAGCTGGCCAGCTGATCGAAGACCCTCGAGTTCCTTTCCTTCCATATCCTCCAATATAACAAGATCACCACTGTGTCAAAATTACTCCTTGCAGGTTTGGGAATCGACGCCCTGGCCTGTATCCACCAATCTTCCGTGGAGGTGAATCTGTCATCCGGCCCCTCGAAATCTACCCCAGTCCATGATTTAAAACAAAACCACAACTGCTGTGTGAAAAGGAGATGCGCATAGGACGAGGATCCCCTGACTTTGGCTAACCTGCCATTGAaacactgacacatgggtcccaccaagcatgggcccacttgtcagcgacacAAAGGCAGGGTAAGCCAGGGTTAAGCACGTCAGAGGATCTGTGTCCATGTGCATAACGGGCGGGAGCCGTTGGAGGGCCAGTTCCTGCGCTCCAGGTTGTCTGCCGTGAGGCATCTTCTATGAACCGCAAGCCACGTGAAAAATTTGCATCGAGGCAGAGCTTTGGATTTCCAGATCGGTAAGATGCAAAGCTAGTGTTCCCCAAGAAGAACAACTGGTAGGGGCTCTTGACTGAGAATTGACGATCGTCCGTCCGGGTCAAGGGCCAGTATGATGAAAAGACAATTGGGCGCACACAGGCTACTACTCTACAgaataaaattacattgcaaaaTGTATTAGCTTTCTTCTTTGACCTTATCGTATGCTGTTCGTCGGAGATTGAAAATTACAATGAATCAACAGTGAAGGAATAAGACACTTACCTTCGCCATACCAGAATTAAAGACCGTaattttttttcgcgaatacgcaaagcttatgtatcttttcattgatagaagGGGTAGAATGAGTACATAGAGATACAACACATGACACAAACGCAGGCAGGCGTGAACATGGTGCCCGGAGCAGAGAGACAAGGGATGCTCGGCCCGAACAGAAGATACATCACAACTAGACCTACCAAGCCCGAACCACGGGCGACAATGCCGAACCAACAAGAATTCCAACATCACCCGAACCATCACCGGGGACACCGCGAGCAAGCTAgatagcgccttcaagaaggaagacGACGTCGAGACGCCGTCGCTATCCGGTCCGAGGTAAccagacctagggtttcccctgagctCGAAGAGGGGCAAAGCTGAAGGCCTTGGAAGTGCCTCCAAGAAGGAAACGACACCCGCGGGCGCCGTCGCTGCCAGCACCGGAAAACCGAGCAGGGATCTCTCTCTGGCCTGAAGCTGAGCAATCCCATCACTGTCGAGTCTGGAATCGAAGATGAGAAAGTCCATGTTGGCCGGAATCACCACgtcgggaaggggttggcggggcTACACTTGCCGTCGGAGGGTGGCACCGCCCCCGCACCCACGAGCGTTGGATCCAGCAAAAGGGGAGGCTTTGAGGCCTCTGGGGTAGGGCAGGCGACGAAGTGAGCCACACGGAGGGCATGGGACGACGGCGTCCAGCAATGCCGACAAACTAGGACTGGAGAGACGCAGATCCGAGCTGCCGTGGCCTTAGCCACCGAGACATCGGCGCGCCAGGTAAGCTGGAAGGGACGCAGCTACCTGATGACCGAGGCTGGAGCTGCTCGGCAAAGAACACCAGATGCGAAGGACACCGGACAGACGCGGGCCTAAGCCGTCGGGACCGGAACAATGCCATCGGGTGCCCGCCGTGAGGAGCTCCATGTCTGCCACAACCACAGATGCATCACCACGTCCCCGCGAGAGCACTCACCGTGGCTCGGGGAGGAGGAGGGCCGCCCGTCGGCCGGCAAGCTCGTGCAGCAGctggtggagggcgcgccgggtGGGGTCCCGGGTAGGAGGCGCAGCAGGGAGGGCGCGCCCGCCGCGAGGAGGCCGGTCGGGGAGCAGCACGACCGGCTGGGGAGGGCCCAGATCCAATTGGAGGCAGACCGGGACGACGAGCCACGAGCCAGGGCGAGGCCACCCGCGGCAGCAGCAGGCCAGGGAAGAGCCGCAGGGAGCCGCCGAGGGAGGCCGCCTCCGCCGGTGGGGCCCGCCGGCGCCGCCAGAGACGGATCTGGGGGACGTGGCGGGTCAGGAGGCCAGCTGAGCAGGAGGaacggccccgccgccgccatcccagGGCCCGGCGCGGCTTCCCCGGCCGGCCCTCCGGTGACAGCAGCTGAGGTAGGCGGGAGGAGGGGTGGCGGGCCAGCGGCGGCTGGGATCCCCCGTGTCGCCCAGGTCGGGCGACGCGAGGGTCGGGCTGTGCCTACAATCGCTGCTCGACTTTTGAGACGAGATTTATTTGTCATTGAAGAAGCATTTGTTGAAGCATCATCCCACGCAGAGCAACTCACATTCCATCACCACCGGTGGAAGATATCAAAATCGTCGCAAGATGGCTAGCCAATTGTTTTCCTTGAAGGACACACCA is a window of Triticum dicoccoides isolate Atlit2015 ecotype Zavitan chromosome 2B, WEW_v2.0, whole genome shotgun sequence DNA encoding:
- the LOC119364152 gene encoding protein PYRICULARIA ORYZAE RESISTANCE 21-like, producing MSILVITVDLQCCRCKKKIKNVLECLKEDYCIEKTEYEDKDNRVIVRGKFDAEKLCKKIWCKACKAVKDIKIVPQWPPPPADPGPTKPTKPPCACTCPPPPEPPKPCPCHPKAPCPPAPTKPPKPPCACTCPPPPEPPKPCPCHPKPCPPAPEHKPCKPEHKPCKPEAKPCPTEHKPCKPEAKKCPEPEKEPPPPKPTYKFMPYPYPVPYPMQCQSSPWNCPPQQCHCCPAEKPPPPPPPPPRPPPEPPKPEPCKCSQSQHPSHGGCGCGKPPNCWPPPTWPPQQPCFMPPPWFTEENPSDACSIM